The Opitutaceae bacterium genome has a window encoding:
- a CDS encoding ABC transporter permease, whose amino-acid sequence MTSFINWIQQVASLTWFNIRTLPERLGSAAASVVGIAGVVLVLVGVLSIANGFRQAMVSSGSPDTVIVLRAGSDSELTSGLGREETRFIADAPGLARDADGPLASAELFVIINLPKRSTGTDANIPLRGVGKTAFSVRGNVKLVAGRTFEPGRNEVIVGAAATSQFAGLDLNAKLKIGQNEWTVVGIFTADGQLAESEIWADAPVLQAAYKRGDTYQSVNARLTSESSFQEFKDALSLNPQLNVKVTRQSDFFAEQSEAVTAFITNIGVMIAGLMALGAFFGALNTMYSAVASRTREIATLRALGFGRVPIILSVLLESLCLALLGGVVGGSLAWLAFDGQQSSTINWQNFSQVAFSFAVTPELLSRAITWSAFIGLVGGFLPAVRAARTQIATALREV is encoded by the coding sequence ATGACAAGCTTCATCAACTGGATCCAACAGGTGGCCTCGCTCACCTGGTTCAACATCCGCACCCTCCCAGAGCGCCTGGGTTCCGCCGCAGCATCGGTCGTTGGCATCGCGGGTGTCGTGCTCGTGCTGGTGGGTGTTCTCTCAATCGCCAACGGTTTCAGGCAGGCAATGGTCTCGTCCGGCTCGCCGGACACAGTGATCGTCCTGCGCGCCGGCTCGGATTCCGAGTTGACCAGCGGGCTCGGGCGCGAGGAGACACGCTTCATCGCGGATGCGCCGGGCCTGGCGCGCGACGCCGACGGGCCGCTCGCTTCGGCCGAACTGTTCGTGATCATCAACCTGCCGAAGCGCTCCACCGGCACGGATGCGAACATCCCCCTGCGCGGCGTCGGAAAGACGGCGTTCTCGGTGCGGGGCAACGTGAAGCTCGTCGCAGGCCGGACCTTTGAGCCTGGTCGCAACGAAGTCATCGTCGGAGCGGCTGCCACGTCACAGTTTGCGGGGCTCGACCTCAATGCGAAACTCAAAATTGGCCAGAACGAGTGGACGGTCGTGGGCATCTTCACGGCTGACGGCCAGCTTGCCGAATCGGAGATCTGGGCGGATGCCCCCGTGCTGCAAGCCGCCTACAAGCGCGGCGACACCTATCAATCCGTAAACGCGCGGCTCACCTCGGAGAGCTCGTTCCAAGAGTTCAAGGATGCGCTCAGCCTCAATCCCCAGCTCAATGTCAAGGTGACGAGGCAGTCGGATTTCTTCGCCGAGCAGTCCGAAGCCGTAACCGCCTTCATCACCAACATTGGCGTAATGATTGCCGGCTTGATGGCGCTTGGCGCGTTTTTTGGCGCGCTCAACACGATGTACAGCGCCGTGGCTTCGCGGACCCGTGAGATTGCGACGCTGCGAGCGCTCGGCTTTGGCCGCGTGCCGATCATTCTTTCCGTGCTCTTGGAATCCCTGTGCCTCGCGTTGCTTGGAGGCGTGGTCGGTGGGAGCCTGGCATGGCTCGCCTTCGACGGCCAGCAAAGCTCCACCATCAACTGGCAAAACTTCTCTCAGGTCGCCTTCTCGTTTGCAGTCACGCCCGAGCTGCTTTCGCGTGCGATCACGTGGTCTGCCTTCATCGGCTTGGTTGGCGGATTTCTGCCCGCAGTGCGCGCCGCGCGGACCCAGATCGCCACGGCATTGCGCGAAGTGTGA